In the genome of Bacteroidia bacterium, the window TGAAAATAATCCTGTAAAATCAATTGACGAAATAACAAAAGTGATTGAAATGCTCAAAAAGCAATACAAGGAAAATGGAATTGCTCGTTGGGCTGTAATTGACAAATTAACAAACGAATGTATTGGTTGGTCAGGACTAAAATATTTTAACCAACCATTAAATAAACACAACAATTTTTACGAACTAGGTTATAGGTTTAAGAAAAAACATTGGGGGAAAGGTTTTGCTACAGAATCTTCAATCGCAATTTTGGACTATGGATTTGCAAACTTAAATGTTGATAAAATTTTTGCTATAACTGATCCGAAAAATGTAAATTCAAAAAAGGTGTTGACTAAATTGGGTTTTGATTTTCAAGAAACTTTTAACTATGAAGGCGACCCAACAGATTGGTTTGAATTGAAAAAGACAACTTGGGAAAATAAAAAGCCGAACAGCTAACACAGGGCAATCGCCATAAGCGGTTTTGTGCTCCGAATCCACATTTTGCGGTTGCCTGAATTTTGTGCTTCGCAATAACATTTATCTGTAAATTCGCTTACCGCCCCTGCACCGGGACCGTTATGGGTTATGCCTCAAAATATAGTGAATGTTAAAAATATCTTAGGAAATGAAGTTAATTAATGCAGTTGAAAACCTAAATAATATTCAAAAAACATGACTAACGACAAGATTGAAAG includes:
- a CDS encoding GNAT family N-acetyltransferase; amino-acid sequence: MRILAETERLILRELEYSDENDLFEMDSDPEVHLFIENNPVKSIDEITKVIEMLKKQYKENGIARWAVIDKLTNECIGWSGLKYFNQPLNKHNNFYELGYRFKKKHWGKGFATESSIAILDYGFANLNVDKIFAITDPKNVNSKKVLTKLGFDFQETFNYEGDPTDWFELKKTTWENKKPNS